The Streptomyces nigra genome includes the window CAGACCGTGCGCCGGCTGCCCTCCGCGTACGCCGCGCTGGTCGAGGGCGAGAGCGCCCCGCTGCCCGCCGGCGAGCTGCCCGCCCACCATGTCATCGGCGCCTTCAACTCGGGCGCGGTCGACGGTCTCACCGCGCTGCCGGTCGGCGCGAGCGGCCTCGACGCCCAGAAGGTCGCCGACCTCGCCCTGGTCGCCGGCAACGCCAGTGTCGCCCGGCACCTGGACGGCACCGCCATCGACGCCGGCGGTCTGGTCCCCGACGTCGTGGACTCCAACACCTGGGTGCAGACCATCGACCAGATCTCCCCGGTCGAGCTGCTGGAGACCCAGCTCTGCAACTACACCTCGCCGTTCATCCTGATCAGCGCGCTGCGGCCGACCATGGCCGAGGCCGCGCGGAAGGCGTCGAGCGGACGGGCGTACGTGGTGAACGTCTCCGCGATGGAGGGCGTCTTCGGGCGCGGCTACAAGGGCGCCGGGCACCCCAACACCAACGCCGCCAAGGCCGCGATGAACATGGTGACCCGCACCAGCGCGCACGAGATGTTCGAGGCCGACGGCATCCTCATGACCTCTGTCGACACCGGCTGGATCACCGACGAGCGCCCGCACTACGACAAGCTGCGGCTCGCCGAGGCCGGCTTCCACGCCCCGCTCGACCTGGTCGACGGCGCGGCCCGGGTCTACGACCCGATCGTGCGCGGCGAGGCGGGCGAGGACGTGTACGGCGTCTTCCTCAAGGACTACGCGCCCGGCAAGTGGTGATCCCGGCCCCGCCTCGAATCGCGGTGATTCGGGGCGGGTTGGCCTGATCCGGGCGGGTCCTCCCCGGGCTCGAGGTGCGGGCAGCCCCGGATCGGAGCCGCGTTGCGCCGAACGGGTGACGGACAAATGCCGTGTACGGCAGCGAAACAGGGAATGACGGCCGGGTGACTACCGGTCGACTCCGGAGATTTACACGTTGTTTGCAGCCCCATCGAGCAGGCATGCGCTCATTTGGTTAATCTGGAGCGGACGGACAGCGCCACAGGGTCCCAACCCACACCCATGGTCCGTCCCGGGACAAGCCGGTGCACAACGGCCTGCTTGCACACCAGTTACCGACGCCACCGCGTCCGAGTCGACGTTGAGCTGGACCCGAAGGGGCGTCAGGAACCGGATGGCAGTCAGGCCGGCCCGCCCCCGAGGGTGATCCGACACAGAAGGAGTGCGCGGTGACACCTGAGAAGACGAACGGCGAACAGCGCCCGAAGGAACGCACGGAGCGCGCGGGTCGCGGGACCAAGGAGATCGGCAGCCTGGACGTGTGGGCCCGGTCCGCCCCCATCCGGCTGGCGGGCTACGAGGACGACCTCGCCGAACCCCACATCCTGCCCAGCGTCGACTGACGGGGCGGGACCACCCACCGAACGCGGAGAGCCGCGGCCGACGACCGGCCGCGGCTCCGCCATGTCCGGCGCCGATCCAGCATCCCTTCCGTTTCCTTCGCCGTTCATCCATTTGCCTAAACGCTTTAGGTGGATGCATACTCGCTTAAGGCAAGTGGAAGGATCGTTGTGGCACGCGTAGGACTCACTCCGGACCGGCTGGTCCGCGCCGGCGCCGAGCTGGCCGACGAGATCGGCTTCGACCAGGTCACCGCGTCGGAACTGGCGCGGCGCTTCGGTGTCAAGGTGGCGAGCCTGTACTCGCATGTGCGGAACACCCAGGACCTGCGGACCCGGATCGCCCTGTTCGCGCTGGAGGAGATGGCCGACCGGGCCGCCGACGCCGTCGCCGGACGCGCCGGCAAGGACGCCCTCGTCGCCTTCGCCAACGTCTACCGCGACTACGAGCGCGAGCACCCCGGCCGGGCCGCCGCCGCCCGGATGCCGCTGGACCCCGAGACGGCCGCCGCGAGCGCGGGCCCCCGGCACGCCCAGATGACCCGGGCCATCCTGCGCGGCTACGACCTGACCGAACCGGACGCGACACACGCCGTCCGGCTGCTCGGAAGCGTCTTCCACGGGTACTCCAGCCTGGAGTCGGCGGGCGGCTTCCGGCACAGCGCGCCCGACTCCGAGGAGACCTGGAACCGGATCCTGGACGCCCTGGACTCCTTGCTGCGCAACTGGCCCACCGAGCCCACCTCCTGATCGACAGGCTGAGGACATGACCACCGAGCACGACTGGATCACCACCACCGTCACCGCGGACCTGCTGCGCGGCGCCCTCGACACCGAGCGGACCGAGCAGGGGCTGCTGCCGCACCGGCTGCCCGCCCGGGCCCGGGCGCAGAACACCGACGGGCAGCTGGCCATGGCCGAGTCGCATCCGTCCGGCGTACGGCTCGTCTTCCGCACCCGGGCCACCCGGGTCGAACTCGACGCCCTGCGCACCCGGCGCAGCTACGTCGGCGTGCCCGAGCGGCCCGCCGGCGTGTACGACCTGCTCGTCGACGGCCGCCTGGCCGCACAGGGCAGCGTCGACGGCGGCAACGTCGTGGTCGTCGACATGACCACGGGCACCGACGAGCACCGGCCGGGACCGGCCGGAACCGTCCGCTTCGACCCGCTGCCCGAGGGCGACAAGGACGTCGAGATCTGGCTCCCGCACAACGAGACCACCGAGCTGATCGCCCTGCGCACCGACGCCCCCGTCGAGCCCGCGCGTGACCCCGGCCGCAAGGTGTGGCTGCACCACGGCAGTTCCATCAGCCACGGCTCGGACGCCGCGAGCCCCACCGGTATCTGGCCCGCCACCGCCGCCGCCCTCGGCGATGTGGAGCTGGTCAATCTGGGGCTGGCCGGGAGCGCCCTGCTCGACCCGTTCACCGCCCGCGCCCTGCGCGACACCCCGGCCGACTTCATCAGCCTCAAGATCGGCATCAACCTGGTCAACCTCGACCTGATGCGCTCGCGTGCCTTCGGGCCCGCGGTGCACGGCTTCCTCGACACCGTGCGCGAAGGGCACCCGACGACACCGCTGCTGGTCGTCTCGCCCATCCTGTGCCCGATCCACGAGGACACCCCCGGGCCCTGCGCCCCGGACGTCGAGGGGCTCCGCGAGGGCCGGCTGCGGTTCGTGGCGATGGGCGACCCGGCGGAACGCGCGTCCGGCAAGCTGACGCTGAACGTCATCCGGGACGAGCTGTCCCGGATCGTGCGGGAGCGGGCCGCCGACGACCCGCACCTGCACCACCTCGACGGCCGCGAGCTGTACGGCGAGGCCGACTTCGCCGAGCTGCCCCTGCCCGACGATCTGCACCCCGACGCGACGACCCACCGCCGTATCGGCGAGCGGTTCGCCAAGCTGGCCTTCGGCGACGGAGGGCCGTTCGCGCGGGAGCTGTGAGCCGGGGCCTCAGTCCAGCGGGGCCGTCCTGCGCCACGGGCGCAGCCGCTCCACCTGCTCCGCGAGCGCCAGCAGCGCCGCCTCGGAGCCGGGGCGCCCCACCAGCTGCACCGCGGTGGGCGCTCCGGACGGCAGGGTACCGAACGGCACGGCCATCGCCGGCCAGCCCGTGAGGTTCCACGGCGGGGTCAGCGGCGAGTAGTTCGTGTTGGCCAGCACATTGCGCAGCCAGCCCCGCTCGTGCCACGGCACGGACCGCGGGGAGCGGCGGGCGAGGGCCGGGGTGAGCAGGACGTCGTACTCGGCGAAGAACGGCTCCAGCCGGGTGCGCAGCCGCTCCCGGTCCCCGCCGGTGCGGGCCCGGCCGACGAAGCGCCGGCCCACGGCCGCGTGCACCCGCGTCCGGCGGGTCAGGAGCCCGGTGTCGAGGCCCTGGGCGTCCACGGAGGTGCCCGCCGTCCAGTGCGTCAGCGCGGTGACGCCCAGCGACATCGGGTACGGCGGATCGGCCCGGCGCACCTGGTGGCCGGCCTTCATCAGCAGCGCCGCCGCCTCCCGGGCGGCACTCGCGTACGGCTTGCTGATCGTGACGCCGGCGATGGGGCTGCGCAGCGACACCGCGATCCGGTAGGTGTCCGGCGTCTCGGGGGCCGCCGACGCGCGGCCGGCGAGGACCGACAGCATCAGCCGGGCGTCCTCGACGGTCGTGGCGAGGGGGCCGTTCTCCGACATCCCGAACCAGTCGCCGTCGCCGATGCCCGCCGGGACCACTCCGGTGCCGGGCTTGATGGTGACCAGGCCGCAGTTGGCCGCCGGGATGCGCAGGGACCCCATGCCGTCGTTGCCGAGGGCGAGCGGCACCAGGCCCGCCGCGACCGCGGCCGCGCTGCCGCCCGACGAACCGCCCGCCGTGCGGGAGGTGTCCCAGGGGTTGCGGGCCGTGCCGTGCACGCCCTCGGTGGTGCCGAAGACGCACAGCTCCGGCACGTTCGTCAGACCCACGACCACCGCGCCGGCTGCGCGCAGCCGGGCCACGGTGACATGGTCCTCGCCGGCCGGGGTGTCGGGTGTCGCCGCCGAACCCACCCGCAGCGACTCGCCGCGCACCGCGAGGTTGTCCTTGACGGCCACGGGCACGCCGGCCAGGGGCAGTTCGGCGAGGTCGGGCCGGGCGGCCACCTCGTCGGCCTCGGCGAGCGCCGCCTCCCTGCGGACCACCCGGAAGGCGCCCACCCGCCCGTCGAGCCGCTCGATCCCGGCC containing:
- a CDS encoding SDR family NAD(P)-dependent oxidoreductase, translating into MTVTEDGSTAIRTGAGEEPGDDVVYGPGIDPERLAVCLSVLEELDKLEVDHPDAIAVRRATAGVYRTVKQRRRQERRAAKTAHDKAVTEATATGSAQRIDDETEGLLPSSRTEEGRIAGILQRPRSCYTCKTRYVEVDYFYHQLCQDCARLNRSKRDARADLTGKRALLTGGRAKIGMYIALRLLRDGAHTTITTRFPKDAIRRFKAMDDSADWIHRLEVVGIDLRDPAQAVALAEQVAEAGPLDILVNNATQTVRRLPSAYAALVEGESAPLPAGELPAHHVIGAFNSGAVDGLTALPVGASGLDAQKVADLALVAGNASVARHLDGTAIDAGGLVPDVVDSNTWVQTIDQISPVELLETQLCNYTSPFILISALRPTMAEAARKASSGRAYVVNVSAMEGVFGRGYKGAGHPNTNAAKAAMNMVTRTSAHEMFEADGILMTSVDTGWITDERPHYDKLRLAEAGFHAPLDLVDGAARVYDPIVRGEAGEDVYGVFLKDYAPGKW
- a CDS encoding TetR/AcrR family transcriptional regulator, giving the protein MARVGLTPDRLVRAGAELADEIGFDQVTASELARRFGVKVASLYSHVRNTQDLRTRIALFALEEMADRAADAVAGRAGKDALVAFANVYRDYEREHPGRAAAARMPLDPETAAASAGPRHAQMTRAILRGYDLTEPDATHAVRLLGSVFHGYSSLESAGGFRHSAPDSEETWNRILDALDSLLRNWPTEPTS
- a CDS encoding GDSL-type esterase/lipase family protein — its product is MTTEHDWITTTVTADLLRGALDTERTEQGLLPHRLPARARAQNTDGQLAMAESHPSGVRLVFRTRATRVELDALRTRRSYVGVPERPAGVYDLLVDGRLAAQGSVDGGNVVVVDMTTGTDEHRPGPAGTVRFDPLPEGDKDVEIWLPHNETTELIALRTDAPVEPARDPGRKVWLHHGSSISHGSDAASPTGIWPATAAALGDVELVNLGLAGSALLDPFTARALRDTPADFISLKIGINLVNLDLMRSRAFGPAVHGFLDTVREGHPTTPLLVVSPILCPIHEDTPGPCAPDVEGLREGRLRFVAMGDPAERASGKLTLNVIRDELSRIVRERAADDPHLHHLDGRELYGEADFAELPLPDDLHPDATTHRRIGERFAKLAFGDGGPFAREL
- a CDS encoding amidase, translating into MTSWVGRTAAEIAAAVREKQATPREVVAEHLAGIERLDGRVGAFRVVRREAALAEADEVAARPDLAELPLAGVPVAVKDNLAVRGESLRVGSAATPDTPAGEDHVTVARLRAAGAVVVGLTNVPELCVFGTTEGVHGTARNPWDTSRTAGGSSGGSAAAVAAGLVPLALGNDGMGSLRIPAANCGLVTIKPGTGVVPAGIGDGDWFGMSENGPLATTVEDARLMLSVLAGRASAAPETPDTYRIAVSLRSPIAGVTISKPYASAAREAAALLMKAGHQVRRADPPYPMSLGVTALTHWTAGTSVDAQGLDTGLLTRRTRVHAAVGRRFVGRARTGGDRERLRTRLEPFFAEYDVLLTPALARRSPRSVPWHERGWLRNVLANTNYSPLTPPWNLTGWPAMAVPFGTLPSGAPTAVQLVGRPGSEAALLALAEQVERLRPWRRTAPLD